In the genome of Candoia aspera isolate rCanAsp1 chromosome 1, rCanAsp1.hap2, whole genome shotgun sequence, one region contains:
- the EIF2B2 gene encoding translation initiation factor eIF2B subunit beta, translating into MSAVTTKKESELSGQIEDFVMLLKRGGKLPRSGEVARRTVGLLRKIVANWRWDNAGELMNLIRKEGKRMSTAQPSETTVGNMVRRVLKIIREEYSRLRGRSEESDQQESLHKLLTSGGLSEDFNICYQPLRANIIDAIRELLLELESTTENISTQALEHIHSNEVIMTIGYSCTVEAFLKEAARKRKFHVIVAECAPFCQGHEMAVSLSKENIETTVMSDAAIFAVMSRVNKVIIGTKTILANGALLAVSGTHTLALAAKHHSTPLIVCAPMFKLTPQFLNEDDSFHKFVSPQEVLPFTEGEILSKVNVYCPVFDYVPPELITLFISNIGGNAPSYIYRLMSELYHPDDHEL; encoded by the exons ATGTCGGCCGTGACAACCAAGAAGGAGTCCGAACTTTCCGGCCAGATCGAAGACTTCGTGATGCTCCTGAAACGGGGTGGAAAGTTGCCTCGTTCAGGGGAGGTGGCCCGTCGGACGGTGGGGCTGCTGCGGAAGATCGTGGCGAACTGGCGCTGGGACAATGCTG GAGAGCTAATGAACCTGATTCGTAAGGAAGGTAAGAGAATGAGTACAGCCCAACCATCTGAGACCACTGTAGGTAACATGGTGAGACGAGTGTTGAAGATAATTCGTGAAGAATACAGCAG GCTCCGAGGACGTAGCGAAGAGAGTGACCAGCAAGAATCCCTGCACAAACTTCTGACCTCAGGAGGTCTCAGTGAGGATTTCAACATCTGCTATCAGCCACTAAGGGCCAATATTATTGATGCTATTAGAGAACTGTTGCTTGAACTGG AGAGCACTACTGAAAATATTTCCACCCAGGCTCTGGAGCACATCCATTCCAATGAGGTGATTATGACTATTGGTTATTCGTGCACAGTGGAGGCTTTTCTGAAAGAGGCAGCACGTAAAAGGAAATTTCATGTCATTGTGGCTGAATGCGCACCCTTTTGCCAG ggcCATGAAATGGCTGTCAGTTTGTCTAAAGAGAATATAGAAACCACTGTCATGAGCGATGCAGCCATCTTTGCTGTTATGTCTCGAGTCAACAAG GTTATCATTGGAACAAAAACCATCTTGGCCAATGGGGCATTGTTAGCTGTCAGTGGAACTCATACTCTGGCATTAGCAGCCAAACACCATTCCACCCCTCTCATTGTCTGTGCACCTATGTTCAAACTCACACCACAG TTTCTAAATGAAGATGATTCATTCCACAAGTTTGTCTCCCCACAGGAAGTGCTGCCTTTTACAGAAG GAGAGATTCTATCAAAGGTCAATGTTTACTGCCCAGTGTTTGACTACGTTCCTCCAGAACTTATCACACTCTTCATTTCAAACATTGGAGGCAATGCTCCTTCCTATATCTATCGTCTCATGAGTGAACTTTATCATCCTGATGATCATGAACTTTGA